One genomic window of Sphingobacterium oryzagri includes the following:
- a CDS encoding alpha-L-rhamnosidase, with protein sequence MKRLRYLIIIVFTALTCHVWAAVGVADLRCELLVDPITIDNQQPRLSWKINAEDRDVSQTAYHVLVSSSLANLEKNVGDLWDSGEVASSNSISVYYGGKALQSRQAVFWKVRISTNKGVSAWSSAASWQMGLLYYKDWTGRWIGFDEYFKTDNSATGQVAARYFRKEFTVAKPIKKAMVYVMGLGLYELYLNGKKVGDQVLAPSPTDYTENIKYNVFDVTALLKQGDQALGVLLGNGRFYAMRQAKPYKVKTFGFPKLQLQLILTYADGRTEWVKTDDSWKGTSEGPITANNEYDGERYDARKEWSGWAKAGFDDSQWLKARYVQEPGGQYEAQLNANMKVMKEISPVSVTKKGNGRYVLDFGQNFAGWVKMRVKGHAGTVVGLRFAESLTDSGELFTTNLRDAKATDEYILKGGEEEEWEPRFTYHGFRYVEVDGFPGEVKTSDFTGRVVYDDMATIGSFSSSNTLLNQIHQNAWWSIASNYKGMPVDCPQRNERQPWLGDRPMSAYGESFLFDNTLLYTKWLEDIRLSQQADGAIPDVAPAFWRYYSDNVSWPGTYLFIAEMLFKQTGDIRILKKHYPYMKKWMDYMRVRYMDAEGIIGKDSYGDWCFPPRTIEDGRGKIADKKYPSALISAAYYYHLLGLMERFSKLTDNAADSDTFTSTAAQLKIDFNKKFYHAAGYYGTNSLTDNLLPLYFGLADAQNVDKVAARVVTIVEKENNGHLSTGVVGTQWIMRTLTNIGRADLAYRLATKKTYPSWGYMVENGATSIWELWNGNTAHPKMNSQNHVMMLGDLLIWYYEHLAGIQSGGDAFQSIVMKPSFVEGLDDVDASYESLQGKISSSWKKNKSLLAWHIGIPPNTKATIYVPTSDVANITEGDKKLTQVEGVKYLRKEKDELVLEVGSGNYQFKIKR encoded by the coding sequence ATGAAGAGACTGCGCTATCTGATAATTATTGTTTTTACAGCCCTTACGTGCCACGTTTGGGCGGCTGTCGGCGTTGCTGATCTTCGATGCGAGCTGTTGGTCGATCCTATAACGATCGATAATCAGCAACCTCGGTTGAGCTGGAAGATTAACGCCGAAGATCGCGATGTTTCTCAAACTGCTTATCATGTTTTGGTGTCGTCGTCTTTAGCCAATCTGGAGAAAAACGTGGGCGACCTTTGGGATTCCGGCGAGGTTGCTTCATCCAACTCCATCAGCGTATACTATGGCGGCAAAGCACTCCAATCTCGTCAAGCGGTTTTTTGGAAAGTCAGGATCTCGACCAACAAAGGCGTATCAGCATGGTCGTCTGCCGCGTCCTGGCAGATGGGACTTTTGTATTACAAAGACTGGACGGGGCGCTGGATAGGTTTTGATGAATATTTTAAGACAGACAACAGCGCTACAGGCCAGGTCGCGGCGCGCTATTTCCGAAAAGAATTTACCGTCGCAAAGCCCATCAAAAAGGCCATGGTCTATGTGATGGGCCTCGGGCTGTATGAGCTTTATCTTAACGGTAAGAAAGTCGGCGATCAAGTACTTGCGCCGTCGCCAACCGATTATACCGAGAATATTAAATACAACGTATTTGACGTGACTGCGCTGTTGAAACAAGGCGATCAAGCTCTGGGTGTGCTGTTGGGCAACGGACGATTTTATGCCATGAGGCAAGCAAAGCCTTACAAAGTGAAAACCTTTGGTTTTCCCAAACTACAGTTGCAATTGATACTGACGTATGCCGATGGCCGTACCGAATGGGTAAAGACCGACGATAGTTGGAAAGGCACCAGCGAAGGGCCGATCACGGCCAACAATGAATATGACGGTGAACGTTATGATGCGCGCAAAGAATGGTCAGGCTGGGCAAAAGCTGGGTTTGATGATAGCCAATGGCTGAAAGCCCGCTATGTGCAAGAGCCGGGTGGGCAGTATGAAGCGCAGTTGAACGCCAACATGAAGGTTATGAAAGAGATCAGCCCTGTTTCGGTAACTAAAAAAGGGAACGGCAGGTATGTGCTAGACTTCGGACAAAACTTTGCCGGTTGGGTAAAGATGCGCGTAAAAGGCCATGCCGGAACAGTGGTTGGCCTTCGGTTTGCCGAGTCCTTGACCGACAGTGGCGAGCTGTTTACAACCAATCTTCGGGATGCAAAAGCTACCGATGAATATATTCTGAAAGGTGGAGAAGAAGAAGAATGGGAACCACGATTTACTTACCACGGCTTCCGCTACGTCGAAGTAGATGGATTCCCTGGAGAAGTCAAAACGAGTGATTTTACAGGCCGTGTGGTGTATGACGATATGGCAACGATCGGAAGTTTTTCAAGCTCCAACACATTGCTAAACCAAATCCATCAGAATGCCTGGTGGAGTATTGCTTCCAATTATAAGGGCATGCCTGTCGACTGTCCGCAACGTAACGAACGCCAGCCTTGGCTGGGTGACCGCCCGATGAGTGCCTATGGCGAGAGTTTTCTTTTTGACAATACGCTGCTTTACACAAAATGGCTGGAAGATATTCGACTTTCACAGCAAGCAGACGGTGCTATTCCGGATGTTGCACCTGCCTTTTGGCGTTACTACAGCGACAATGTAAGTTGGCCAGGTACATACCTCTTTATTGCCGAGATGCTTTTTAAGCAAACAGGTGATATACGGATATTGAAAAAGCATTATCCGTATATGAAAAAGTGGATGGACTATATGCGCGTGCGGTATATGGATGCCGAGGGAATAATTGGCAAAGATAGCTATGGCGACTGGTGCTTTCCGCCGCGCACGATTGAAGACGGACGCGGAAAGATTGCCGATAAGAAATATCCGAGTGCACTGATCTCCGCGGCCTACTACTATCACTTATTGGGCTTGATGGAGCGCTTTAGTAAGCTGACGGATAATGCTGCTGACAGCGATACATTTACTTCAACTGCTGCGCAATTGAAAATAGACTTTAACAAGAAATTTTATCATGCGGCTGGCTATTACGGAACCAATAGCTTAACCGATAACCTGTTGCCGCTATATTTTGGACTGGCCGATGCGCAAAACGTAGATAAAGTAGCGGCGCGTGTTGTCACCATCGTGGAAAAGGAAAACAACGGCCACCTGAGCACAGGCGTGGTAGGCACGCAGTGGATCATGCGGACGCTGACGAATATTGGACGGGCAGATCTGGCATACCGCCTGGCGACAAAAAAAACCTATCCTTCTTGGGGATACATGGTCGAAAATGGCGCAACGAGCATCTGGGAGCTTTGGAATGGTAATACCGCTCATCCAAAAATGAACTCCCAAAACCATGTGATGATGCTGGGTGATCTATTGATCTGGTATTACGAACATTTGGCAGGGATTCAATCAGGAGGCGACGCTTTTCAATCGATCGTGATGAAACCGAGCTTCGTAGAAGGCTTGGATGATGTAGATGCTTCGTACGAAAGTTTACAGGGCAAGATCAGTTCATCCTGGAAAAAAAATAAAAGCTTATTGGCTTGGCATATCGGTATTCCGCCAAATACAAAAGCCACGATCTATGTGCCAACGAGCGATGTAGCAAACATCACCGAGGGTGATAAAAAGTTGACTCAGGTCGAAGGCGTCAAATATTTAAGAAAAGAAAAAGACGAGCTCGTGCTGGAGGTAGGCTCGGGAAATTACCAATTTAAGATTAAACGATAA
- a CDS encoding sialidase family protein, which produces MALGKKCFVLLWSLLLLNSIVAQENALSKWQKGILKDEFIYEKAPFPSCHSATLAETAEGLVYAFFGGTRERNPDVEIYVCRFENGEWTAPASVADGVQADGSRLPTWNPVLYQVPGAELLLFYKVGPKPAEWWGMLKRSTDGGKTWSAAEKLPQGFIGPVKNKPILLSNGNLICPSSTEGNGWNIHFEITKDSGKTWRKVGPIGRGEDDLTAIQPSVLDHGNGKLQLLARSRNWAIVESWSNDNGETWSPLQKTSLPNNNSGTDALTMKNGKHVLVYNHVLPPKDNPKGARTPLNVAISDDGKRWDAVLILEDSPISQYSYPAVIQTQDNLLHFVYTWRRQKMKHVVVDPTKLKRRAIKDGIWPKVKGYTLPTLDTYKAEEQ; this is translated from the coding sequence ATGGCATTGGGTAAAAAATGTTTTGTGCTTCTCTGGAGCCTGCTGCTTTTAAACAGTATTGTGGCGCAGGAAAATGCTTTGTCTAAATGGCAAAAGGGCATACTAAAAGATGAGTTTATTTATGAAAAAGCGCCGTTTCCATCGTGCCACTCGGCAACGTTAGCAGAGACAGCGGAAGGCTTGGTGTATGCTTTCTTTGGAGGAACACGTGAGCGTAATCCCGATGTGGAGATCTACGTTTGTCGTTTTGAAAACGGCGAGTGGACTGCACCTGCGTCTGTCGCGGATGGCGTACAAGCAGACGGAAGTCGGCTTCCGACCTGGAATCCGGTGCTGTATCAAGTGCCTGGCGCTGAGCTCCTGTTGTTTTATAAAGTCGGGCCAAAACCGGCTGAATGGTGGGGCATGCTAAAGCGCTCGACAGATGGCGGCAAAACCTGGTCGGCAGCAGAGAAGCTGCCGCAAGGTTTTATCGGTCCGGTCAAAAATAAGCCCATCTTGCTGAGTAATGGAAATTTGATATGCCCTTCCAGCACCGAAGGAAACGGATGGAATATACATTTCGAGATAACGAAAGATTCGGGCAAAACTTGGCGAAAAGTTGGCCCTATTGGACGTGGCGAGGACGATCTAACGGCCATACAGCCAAGCGTACTCGACCATGGAAATGGAAAACTGCAACTATTGGCCCGAAGCCGTAATTGGGCGATCGTCGAATCCTGGTCTAATGATAACGGTGAAACCTGGTCGCCACTGCAAAAGACAAGTCTTCCCAACAACAATTCGGGAACCGATGCCCTGACCATGAAAAACGGCAAGCACGTGTTGGTGTATAACCACGTGCTACCGCCCAAAGACAATCCGAAAGGCGCACGCACACCGCTTAATGTGGCTATTTCCGACGATGGCAAGCGATGGGATGCGGTGTTGATTTTGGAAGATTCGCCCATCAGCCAATACTCCTACCCCGCCGTGATACAAACGCAGGATAATCTGCTGCATTTTGTATATACCTGGAGAAGACAAAAGATGAAACACGTGGTCGTAGACCCAACGAAGTTAAAAAGAAGAGCAATCAAAGACGGCATTTGGCCGAAAGTAAAAGGATATACCTTGCCAACGTTAGACACGTACAAGGCAGAAGAACAATAG
- a CDS encoding iron-containing alcohol dehydrogenase, which yields MAAERMLTINFPGKLVFGNGVLQQLAEDIVVQGCKSVIVMTIKPLLPTLTAFVVLLEENEIDVIVDTSIEKEPSFADFNAVLAQYAQIPADAVIGIGGGSVLDIAKLLAAQLNNEQSLEDIVGNGLLKGRTIKLICAPATAGTGSEVSPNAILVDHENQKKGIISPFLVPDAVYVDPLLTVGLPPAITAATGLDALTHCLEAYTNKFSQPFIDMYAFEGMRLIAANLVEAVNNGGNVKARSEVAMGSLLGGFCLGPVNTAAVHALSYPLGSMFHLAHGLSNALLLPYVMEYNYIAAPRKYAEVALALGCNKQETDEETALAGIAKVRELISDCGIPARLRDLDIPQDAIPKMAEDALKITRLLINNPREISLLDAITIFNAAY from the coding sequence ATGGCAGCAGAGCGCATGTTAACGATTAATTTTCCGGGTAAGCTTGTTTTTGGAAACGGTGTACTGCAGCAGCTTGCTGAAGACATCGTTGTGCAAGGATGTAAATCTGTCATCGTGATGACCATTAAGCCGCTGTTGCCTACCTTGACCGCATTCGTCGTTCTTTTAGAAGAAAATGAGATTGATGTTATCGTTGATACCAGCATCGAGAAGGAACCTTCATTTGCAGACTTTAATGCGGTGTTGGCGCAATACGCGCAGATACCGGCTGATGCGGTTATTGGTATTGGTGGTGGTAGTGTTTTAGATATCGCAAAGCTTCTTGCCGCGCAACTAAATAATGAACAATCGCTGGAAGACATCGTGGGGAATGGTTTGTTGAAAGGAAGAACAATCAAACTTATCTGTGCGCCAGCTACGGCGGGTACAGGAAGCGAAGTTTCGCCCAATGCCATTTTAGTCGATCACGAAAATCAGAAGAAAGGCATCATCAGTCCGTTTTTAGTGCCCGATGCCGTGTATGTAGATCCACTGCTGACTGTCGGCTTGCCTCCGGCTATTACGGCAGCTACGGGCTTGGATGCGTTGACACACTGTTTGGAAGCCTATACCAATAAATTTTCGCAACCCTTCATCGATATGTATGCTTTTGAAGGAATGCGATTGATCGCTGCTAATTTGGTGGAAGCGGTTAACAATGGAGGAAATGTCAAGGCCAGAAGCGAAGTTGCGATGGGCAGTTTGCTGGGCGGATTTTGCCTTGGACCGGTCAATACGGCTGCGGTACATGCGCTTTCTTATCCGTTGGGCAGCATGTTCCATTTGGCGCATGGTCTTTCAAATGCCTTGTTATTACCCTACGTCATGGAATACAATTACATAGCTGCGCCCAGGAAATATGCCGAGGTTGCACTGGCTTTGGGTTGCAATAAGCAAGAAACAGACGAAGAAACGGCGCTGGCAGGCATCGCAAAAGTTCGCGAACTGATAAGCGATTGCGGAATCCCTGCACGGTTACGCGATCTGGATATTCCGCAGGATGCTATTCCGAAGATGGCTGAGGATGCCTTAAAAATTACAAGACTACTAATCAATAATCCGCGGGAAATCTCACTGCTGGATGCCATAACCATATTTAATGCAGCCTATTAA
- a CDS encoding dihydrodipicolinate synthase family protein — translation MKQKETIVPVVAPLKEDLSLDRGAVARIFSYLYANGATPFILGTTGESASLSNAFKEEYLHAAVANKPADKKVYVGISSNILEDSISFANLAFSLGVNDVAATLPTYYKLSEAQIEKYFLDLAEAIENNLIVYNIPATTHMSIPLDLLDRLSYHPKIVAVKDSERNTERLDRSLQLWKDRTDFKHYMGWAGASAYALINGSDGIIPSSGNFAPAIYTEMCKAVEQGDTALAQVLQEQSDSLGALYQTNKSLGESLWALKVLMKQLGLCEPYMMPPLYALSAQEEHLLMDAFQTLITTDNIKLNIVNHV, via the coding sequence ATGAAACAAAAAGAGACGATTGTCCCTGTTGTTGCCCCACTAAAAGAAGATCTGAGTTTAGATCGGGGAGCTGTAGCGCGTATATTCTCCTATTTGTACGCTAATGGAGCGACGCCCTTTATCTTGGGGACGACGGGAGAATCGGCTTCGCTATCGAATGCTTTTAAAGAGGAATACCTGCACGCCGCAGTAGCCAATAAGCCGGCCGATAAAAAAGTGTATGTAGGAATTTCTTCAAATATTTTGGAAGATTCTATTTCATTTGCCAATTTGGCATTTAGTTTAGGGGTAAACGATGTAGCAGCTACATTGCCGACCTATTATAAACTATCGGAAGCCCAGATCGAAAAGTATTTTCTCGATCTGGCAGAAGCTATTGAAAACAACCTAATCGTATATAATATTCCAGCAACGACACACATGTCTATCCCGCTTGATCTGTTAGATCGATTAAGCTATCATCCGAAGATCGTCGCGGTGAAAGATTCGGAGCGTAATACCGAACGCTTAGACAGATCCTTGCAGCTCTGGAAAGATAGAACGGATTTTAAACATTATATGGGCTGGGCTGGAGCGTCGGCATATGCCTTAATAAACGGTAGCGATGGCATTATACCGAGTTCGGGCAATTTCGCACCAGCGATTTATACGGAAATGTGCAAAGCTGTCGAACAAGGCGATACAGCGCTTGCACAGGTATTGCAAGAGCAGTCAGACAGTTTAGGGGCGCTTTATCAAACAAACAAATCACTGGGCGAATCTTTATGGGCGCTCAAAGTATTGATGAAACAGCTTGGGCTATGTGAACCGTATATGATGCCTCCACTGTATGCCTTGAGTGCGCAGGAAGAACATCTGCTTATGGATGCTTTTCAAACCTTGATAACAACAGATAATATTAAACTGAATATCGTTAATCATGTATAA
- the pdxA gene encoding 4-hydroxythreonine-4-phosphate dehydrogenase PdxA has protein sequence MYKPIIGITMGDPASIGPEIALKALLNNRVQAICRPVLVGDAAVFQQIASRLQLPIAIHAIKDVAEAQFTASVADVFDLQNTDLSKVEFGKISAEAGASSFESVVKVIDLALTGAVDATVTGPINKKSINEAGHHFAGHTEIYAHYTQTKKYAMLLVEDNMKVIHVSTHVSLRQACDLVKKERILEVVDLLQQGLISLGEKNLKIGIAGLNPHAGDSGLFGTEDDEEILPAVEEARRRGYDVDGPVPADTLFSKAATGYYGGIVAMYHDQGHIPFKLTGFKWNAEKQQMDSVKGVNITMGLPIIRTSVDHGTAFEIAGKGVASPDAMILAIESAVQLARNK, from the coding sequence ATGTATAAACCTATAATTGGTATTACGATGGGCGATCCGGCAAGTATCGGACCGGAGATCGCGCTTAAAGCGTTGTTAAATAATCGTGTGCAGGCTATCTGTCGTCCTGTTTTGGTAGGCGATGCAGCTGTTTTCCAGCAGATAGCGTCACGCCTGCAGTTGCCGATAGCGATTCACGCTATTAAAGACGTTGCCGAGGCGCAATTCACCGCATCCGTCGCCGATGTTTTCGATTTGCAAAACACCGATCTTTCCAAGGTAGAATTTGGTAAAATATCAGCTGAGGCGGGCGCTTCGTCGTTTGAGTCTGTGGTCAAGGTGATCGACCTGGCATTAACCGGAGCTGTAGATGCAACCGTAACAGGGCCAATCAATAAGAAGTCGATAAACGAAGCCGGACATCATTTTGCTGGTCATACTGAGATCTATGCACACTACACACAGACCAAGAAATATGCGATGCTGCTGGTAGAAGACAATATGAAAGTTATTCACGTGTCGACACATGTATCCTTGCGTCAAGCCTGTGATCTGGTCAAGAAAGAGCGTATTCTCGAAGTGGTGGATTTGCTGCAGCAAGGCTTGATCAGCTTAGGGGAAAAGAATTTAAAAATCGGTATTGCAGGACTGAACCCGCATGCTGGCGACTCCGGATTGTTCGGAACAGAAGATGATGAAGAGATTCTCCCGGCGGTAGAAGAAGCCAGGCGAAGAGGGTATGATGTGGATGGGCCCGTACCGGCAGACACGTTGTTTTCCAAAGCTGCGACGGGCTATTACGGCGGCATTGTCGCCATGTATCACGATCAAGGACATATTCCATTTAAGCTTACAGGCTTTAAGTGGAATGCCGAAAAACAACAGATGGATAGCGTAAAAGGGGTAAATATTACGATGGGCCTACCGATTATTAGAACATCGGTAGATCACGGCACAGCATTCGAAATAGCGGGCAAAGGCGTGGCTAGTCCAGACGCGATGATCTTAGCCATCGAATCTGCAGTACAGTTGGCGCGTAATAAATAA
- a CDS encoding four-carbon acid sugar kinase family protein: protein MNKGSILVIADDLTGAAELGGIAVRYGLSTQIMQNLDLTSTAQVQILNTNTRSLKIDEAMATLGRIFANTTMQDWAWIYLKFDSALRGHIKEELLFYQAILGMTRIFFCPINPNLRRVIKGDEYLIDNQPIAETAFAHDPEFPVRTSKLRDMLGSNQWSLVETVAQVTEENKHIIPAVASWEELDSWGRYISSADLCSGAAAFFEVLLRNRLESAGMAEKIAFSLQRPILYVCGSNHTQSVERVAQLDADTLVFWQRAGREWAIAQQLLGVLRTKGLAVFAIEESVVASAREIRESMARALALLAEDVALAELVIEGGATAQAVLNALDIAILQPVLEYGPGVIRCQVPDRELMVTLKPGSYPWTEELWTF from the coding sequence ATGAATAAGGGATCGATATTAGTAATTGCAGATGATTTGACGGGGGCAGCCGAACTCGGAGGAATCGCTGTGCGTTATGGTTTATCGACCCAGATTATGCAAAACCTGGACCTGACTTCTACAGCGCAGGTGCAGATTTTAAACACGAATACACGATCATTAAAGATCGATGAAGCCATGGCCACGTTGGGGCGCATTTTCGCTAACACGACAATGCAGGACTGGGCATGGATTTACCTGAAATTTGATTCGGCTTTACGCGGACATATCAAAGAAGAACTGCTCTTTTATCAAGCTATCTTAGGCATGACGCGCATCTTTTTTTGTCCGATAAATCCGAATCTGCGGCGCGTCATCAAAGGAGACGAATATCTCATCGATAACCAACCCATTGCGGAGACGGCATTTGCCCATGATCCGGAATTTCCGGTGCGAACCAGTAAACTGCGCGACATGTTGGGAAGTAACCAGTGGTCGCTCGTGGAAACTGTTGCACAAGTAACAGAAGAGAATAAACATATCATCCCCGCTGTGGCGAGTTGGGAAGAATTAGACAGTTGGGGCAGATATATTTCCTCGGCAGACCTGTGTTCGGGTGCGGCGGCTTTCTTTGAAGTATTACTTCGCAACCGGTTGGAAAGTGCAGGTATGGCAGAAAAAATTGCCTTTTCTTTACAGCGACCGATCTTATACGTTTGTGGATCTAACCATACACAAAGTGTAGAACGCGTAGCGCAGTTGGATGCCGATACGCTAGTCTTTTGGCAACGCGCCGGTCGGGAATGGGCCATTGCACAGCAGTTGCTGGGCGTGCTCCGGACAAAAGGACTGGCCGTTTTTGCGATTGAAGAATCCGTCGTCGCGAGTGCGAGAGAAATTCGGGAAAGTATGGCCCGGGCGCTGGCACTTTTGGCTGAAGATGTTGCGCTGGCGGAGCTCGTTATCGAGGGTGGAGCTACCGCGCAGGCCGTGTTAAATGCATTAGATATTGCTATCCTTCAACCCGTTTTGGAGTATGGCCCCGGAGTGATACGCTGCCAGGTTCCCGATCGGGAATTGATGGTGACGCTAAAGCCCGGAAGCTACCCATGGACGGAAGAATTATGGACTTTTTAG
- a CDS encoding sodium:solute symporter, whose amino-acid sequence MNKPMLSVFDYGIIVAVLLVTLYFGLRYAKNQKSTEAYFSAKGRVPSWAIGMSLLATLISSVTFLGYPAEGYAHNWILLVQGLMVPIVLMGTVWFIVPLYRKVIGLSTYEYFEKRFGNFARYYSSIAFVLRQFSGMGTVLYLLAVALSSMTEINTYWIIIVVGLIIVTVNLLGGIEAVIWLDVFQGFMLFASGILCLLVIIFSVQGGLPEVWRVASENGRTGFGPYDLDFTRLTFVVMAINGMFYAIQKYGTDQTVIQRYLTARTDKSAIRASLMGILLTVPVWSLFMFIGTALFVYYTQQPLPDGIGPNSVFPYFIMSQLPVGVVGFILAAMVSAAICSLSADLNALAAVGIEDYYKKLRPNRVDNEYLKASRTMVAVAGLLAMGIGFIYVELGSESILGIIFTLYAIFSGGIVGVFLLGVFSARANQQGVNIAIVVCIIFTAYAFLTSTEIEFAGGSRILLDLGDFNFTHNKLMLGVYSHVVVIVVGYAASLFYPKPSLDPNLYYRGWRANRQLEKEGGKQHD is encoded by the coding sequence ATGAATAAACCTATGTTAAGTGTTTTTGATTATGGTATTATCGTAGCCGTTTTACTGGTTACGCTGTATTTCGGGTTGAGATACGCCAAGAATCAAAAGTCTACAGAAGCCTATTTTTCTGCCAAAGGGCGGGTGCCTTCCTGGGCGATAGGTATGTCACTTTTGGCAACCTTAATCAGTAGCGTTACTTTTCTGGGCTATCCGGCAGAGGGCTATGCCCACAATTGGATTTTATTGGTGCAAGGCTTGATGGTGCCTATCGTGCTGATGGGAACCGTGTGGTTTATTGTGCCGCTCTACCGAAAAGTGATCGGTTTGAGTACATACGAATATTTCGAAAAGCGCTTTGGAAATTTTGCGCGTTACTATAGCTCTATAGCTTTTGTTCTTCGACAGTTCTCTGGCATGGGCACGGTGCTATACTTGCTTGCTGTTGCCTTATCCAGCATGACTGAAATTAATACCTATTGGATTATTATCGTCGTAGGCCTTATCATCGTGACGGTTAATTTATTGGGCGGCATTGAAGCCGTCATCTGGCTCGATGTTTTTCAAGGCTTTATGTTGTTTGCCAGCGGCATTCTTTGCCTACTGGTCATTATCTTTTCGGTGCAGGGCGGCTTACCTGAAGTTTGGCGTGTAGCGTCGGAAAATGGACGTACAGGCTTTGGCCCGTATGATCTCGATTTCACCCGGCTTACTTTTGTCGTCATGGCCATCAACGGGATGTTCTACGCCATACAGAAGTATGGCACGGATCAAACGGTTATCCAACGCTACTTGACAGCCCGAACAGATAAATCTGCTATACGGGCTTCGTTGATGGGCATCCTGTTAACTGTTCCGGTTTGGTCATTATTTATGTTTATCGGCACGGCATTGTTTGTTTACTACACACAACAACCGCTACCAGACGGCATAGGCCCGAACAGTGTATTTCCGTATTTTATTATGAGCCAACTGCCCGTAGGTGTTGTTGGATTTATATTGGCAGCCATGGTGTCGGCAGCTATATGTAGCTTAAGTGCTGACCTCAATGCGCTTGCCGCCGTAGGAATCGAAGATTACTACAAAAAATTACGTCCCAACCGCGTAGATAATGAGTATCTCAAAGCGAGCCGCACGATGGTTGCTGTTGCGGGCTTACTTGCTATGGGTATTGGATTTATTTATGTGGAGCTCGGCAGTGAGAGTATTCTCGGCATTATATTCACCCTTTACGCCATTTTCTCGGGAGGAATTGTCGGTGTGTTTCTTTTGGGCGTATTCTCTGCACGCGCAAACCAGCAGGGCGTCAATATCGCGATCGTCGTGTGCATTATTTTTACAGCCTATGCCTTTCTGACGAGTACAGAAATAGAGTTTGCCGGAGGAAGTAGAATCTTATTGGATTTGGGCGATTTCAACTTTACGCACAATAAACTGATGCTCGGTGTATACAGTCATGTTGTTGTTATTGTTGTCGGTTATGCCGCTAGTCTATTTTACCCGAAGCCTTCATTGGATCCCAATCTGTATTACCGCGGTTGGCGTGCAAATCGCCAACTAGAAAAAGAAGGAGGAAAACAGCATGATTAA